Within Schumannella luteola, the genomic segment TCGCCGGGGCGCTTCTGCGTTCCGCGATCGGGCTCGGGGCGAGCCCGGAGCCGCGTTCTGTCCACCCCCGTTCTGGGGGTGCTGTGAGTTGAGCGCGCGTCGGCTATGTTGCGCGCGTGACCCCCACACCGCGGTCGACCCGACGACCGTCCCCCGTTCTGCCTGCCCTCGGCGCCGTGACCGCGATCGTCGCGGCCCTCGTCGTGGCGCCGTCATCGGCTTCCGCCGATGCGCTGAATCCCTCGCCGGATGCGACCACGGGCGTCGCATCCTCGAGCAGCACCGAGGCCCCGGCCGCCGACTCCGGCGGATCGGCCTCCGCTGATCCTGGCTCGACCGGCGTCCCCGCGCCGGCTGTCCCGCCGGCTCCGCCGATCCCCTTCGGCCCGATCGCACCCCCGATCCCTGCTCCGGCTCCGGCTCCGGACGCCGCGGTGCCGGCTTCGCCCGCCGGCGATCCCGCCGCACCGAACCCGGCCCCGGCCTCGACGCCGTCGGCGCCGACCGCATCCGGCCCGGCCGCCGACGACTCCGCCGCGCGCGAGGTCCCGGCCGCTTCCGCGGTTCCGGCTGCCCCGGCCCCGAGTGCGGCCGCCGTCCCGGCCGCCGCACTCTCCTCGAACGCCGCGCTGGCGACGCTCGCCCTGCACGAGGCCGGCGGCGCCGTTCTCAGCCCGGGTTTCGCGCCCGCGACGACCGAGTACCGCGTCGAGCTCGCGCCGGGCGTCTCCGAGCTCGTGCTCGAGGCCGTCGCCGCCGATGGAGCAGCCACGGTGGATATCGCCGGGCGCGCCGACGGCAGCACGAACTGGCAGTACTTCAAGCTCCCGCTCGGGACTAAGGTGCTGCCGGTCACGGTCACCGCCGCCGACGGGGTGACGACGGCGACCTATCGCGTCACCGTCGAGCGTCTCGCCTCCGACGACACCCGCCTCGGGGCGCTCGTGGTGCTGCCGAGCGGAATGACTCCCGACTTCGACGCCGACGTGCTCGACTACGAGCTCGAGCTGCCGAACTGGAACTCGACGACCTGGATCGCGGCCGAGACGCTCGATCCGGCCGCGAAGGCCTCGATCGAGCTCGACGGACGTCCGCTGGTGTCCGGTCGCTTCGTCTTCGCCGCGATCGAGCTGCCGACCGGGCGCACGGTCGTGACGGTCACGACGACCGCGGAAGACGGCCTCACCTCGCGCATCCACACGATCACGATCGTGCGGGCCGCGGGAACCGGCCCCTCGGCCAGCCCGTCGCCGGGCGTGAGCGGATCGCCGTCACCGAGCGCATCGCCGTCGACGGGGCCCTCCGAGGGCCCCTCGGAGGAGCCGTCGGAGGAGCCGTCGGAGGAGCCCTCGGAGGAGCCCTCGACCGGTCCGTCGCCGTCGCCCAGCGTCACGCCGAGCGTCGATGCCGAGGAGACGACCGCGCCCAGCCCCTCGCCGAGCAGCGGAGTGGATGCCGAATCCACGACGGCGCCGTCGACCCCGCCGCGTCGTGGCGCCGACCCGCACGCGCTCGCCAGCACCGGCTCCGATGCGCTGCTCGGCCTGCTGGTCGCGATCGCGCTGCTCGTCGGCGGCCTCCTGGTGACACGCGGCTCGCGCTGGGCATCCGCCGGACGCCGGGACTGATCCCCTCGGGTCTGGCCGGCCAGCGCGGTCGGCCGGGCTCGAACTGGAGCCGGACCGGACTCGAATCGGGGTCGAAGCGAGCGACGCGGAGAGCCGAGCTCGATCCGCGACGCGACCTGAGAGTGTGCGGTGGTCCCGAGCGCCCGAAATGCTCGGGACCACCGTGCGGAGGAGGACTCCGCGCGCGACACCGGGGGTACGGCGACGCGGGTGACGGCGTTCCGGGTGTCCCCGGTGTCCGTCGATGACAGCGTCACCGGTGCCCCGGTCCGGCTGTCTGACGACGACGATCGGACCCGAAGCCGAGCGCCGTCATCGTCCCGCTCCGCCCGTCTGGAGGGCGGTCGGAGCGGTGGTCTGTTGAGTTGAGGTCGGTGTGAGCGTGTGGGGGATGCGCGGCGCGTGCAGGCCGCCGCGCATCCCGGGCCCGGAACCCGGCGCGCCTCTGGCTGAGGTGAGGCGCGCCGGGAACCGGGGCTGAGGTCCGGCGCCGCAGCTGGGTCCGCGGCGCCGGGGTCTGTGCAGTTGAGGTGGATGCGCTGCCGCGGTTCAGCGGCCGGCGTTCTTATGCGCGGTGACCTGCGCCTGCGTCAACGCGGTCGAGTAGACGGCCGCGTTGTCGATCGAGCCGACGAATCCGCCGGGCGTGGTCGCGAGCGGCCAGCCGCCGATGTTGTCGGCGCCGACGCGCCAGAAGCCCGTCGTGCCCTCCGAGGTGGCCTGCGCGAGCGACGCGACGAGGGTGCCGTCGACGTAGAGCTTCATGCCCGTGCCGGCGCCGCCGGTCGTGCCGTCCATGACGGCGACCATGTGGTGCCAGGCGCCGTCCTTATAGGAGAGCAGGCTGGTGGCGGTCTTGTAGCCGCCGCTGTACACGCCGAAGGTGAGCTGGCCGAGGCTGTTCATGTAGACGTGGCGGTCGTAGCTGCCCGAGGTGCCGGTCTGCGAGTTGCCGTAGCCGATGATGCGCCCGCCGGTCGAGTTCGTCGGCGCGTTGAACCAGGCCTCGATGCTGTACGTGTTCGGGGTCGCCGTGGCGGTCGCGCTCGTCGGGTTGACGCTGCCCGAGCCGTTGAGCGTGATGTAGCTGCCGCCCGCCGAGCACGCGCCGGCCACGCGGGCGACGCCGCTCGTCGAGAAGGTGCCTGTGCGCGCGTTGGCGGTGGTGTCGCCCGCGACGGTGCCGCCGCCCTCGTTGAAGCGCCACGAGAAGGTGGGCGAGTCGAGCGGAGCGGTCACGCCGGTCGTGCCCGCGCACCAGTCGTTGCCGAGCGCCTGGGCGGCGAAGCCGTTGGCGGCGTTGCTCGCGCCGGTCGAGGCGAAGGCCGAGTGGGCCTGACCGGCGACGAGCATCGCGCTCGTGGTCAGCAGGGCGGCGACGCCGACGCCGAGGCGCGCGGTGCGGCCGCGGTTGCGACGGCGCGGGCGACTGATCGGCACGTCGTTCTCGTCGCGGCGGCGGCGCAGGTGGCGGTCGGTGCCGGCGAGGATGACGAGCGAGGCGAGGCCGATGGCGGCGGCGGCATCCAGCATCCACCGGTGCTCGGCGGTCCAGACGATCGGCAGCGCGACGAGCGGAGCGCGCAGCACGGCGATGCCGTGGATGTGCGCGAGCGTCACGGGGCTCGAGTCGGCCTCGGGGTTGGCGTCGCCCTTGGTGAAGTACTTGCCGTCTTCGACGCGCTCGAGGCGGTGCATGCGCAGGCGGCCCTCGTGGTCGGGGTCGTCGACGAGGATGACGCGGCCGGGAACCAGGTCGGCCTTCGCGGCCGGCATCGAGACGATCACGTCGCCGGCGAAGAAGCGCGGCGCCATCGAGTTGCTCATGACGGTGGTGCTGGTCCAGCCGAAGGCGGTGGGCAGGGCGGTCCAGAGCAGGGCGCCGATGATGCTGAAGAGCAGCGTGCGGGCGAGCGTCGCGAAGACGAGTCGGGCCCAGTCGCCCCAGGCGATCTCGCGGCGGGCGACGCGCGCCACGACCTGCTCGATCGACCCGGTGACCGGCGCGAGCACCTCGGCGACCGTGGAGGTCGCGGTGCTCGGTGCGCTGGTCATGATGTCCTCGGGTGCTCGGGCGGTGCTGCGGGCGGGTGGTGCGGCTGGTCGTTCGGGTGACCGTGGTTCTGAGGGCCGGGGCTGCGGCGGCGGCCCGGCGGATGCGCTGCGGGCGGCGGGCCGGGGTTCTTCCGGCGAGTCGTGGCCCGGTTCCCGCGGCGGCTGAGTTGCCGCGGGAACCGGGAGCTGCACATCCGGGTCGTGGGTGAGGCGGCATCCGGACCTCCCCACTCGCTCGAGGAGCGGGGCCGTGCGGTGGTGCTGGTGGTGCTGCCGGCCTTCTCGCCCGGCCCGTCGATCTCCCTCTACGAGGGACCGGGCGAGATGGTCGGCGGTTCGGCAGGGAATCCCCCCAGATCCCGCCGAAGCAGATCAGAACAGCGGTCAGCTGTTCTGGGCCTCCCACGTGAAGCCGAGAGCGGCGGTGCCGCCCTGCGCCGAGTTCGGCGCGGTCGACTGCACGGTGTAGGTGAACTGGTAGGCGCGGGTCTCCGAGGCGGCGCCCGTGGTGGTCCAGCTGGTGATGCCGTTGGCGTAGCTCGAGTAGCTGCTGCCGAAGTTGGCGAGCGTGCCCGAGTAGACGGCCGAGCCCGAGGCGAGCGGCGTGAAGCCGGTGCAGCTCGAGCTGGTGGCGCCGGAGCCCTGCGTGATGGTGAGGTCGATGTAGCTCGACAGCGCGTTGGTCGTGGCGGCCGAGGAGCCGTAGAGCTTGACGACCGAGGGCAGCGAGCCGGTCGAGGTGACGAGGATGCACTTGGTGCCGGTCGAGCCGGGCTTCAGGTTGCCGGCGCTCGCCGCGGTGGTGTTGAACATGGCGACGTTCGCGTCGTCGTCGGTGAGGGCGACGGTGCCGGCCGACCAGTTGTTGGTCGGGTTCGAGGTCGTGGCCGAGAAGGCCGAGTACGAGCCGCCGGCGACGGCGGCGCCCGAGATGAGCACGGCGGCCGGAACGGCGATCCACGCGGCCAGCTTGGCGGCGCGGCGGGTGGGACGGGCGATGTGACGGGACATGGTTCGTGATCTCCAGATGGTCTATGTCGGGCCGGGAATGGGTTCGATCCGTTCGGCGGCTCGATCCCCCAGTGTTCTGCTCGTCCGTTATTCCCCCGGTCGAGTAGTACGATCATCAAGTTATCGGATGGTTAGACAGTCGGATAGATAAGCAATGTCCCCAGTGAGGGGGCCAATACGTTTTGGGCATTGGGATCACGGGGTTCTCCTGTGCAACAGTTGACGCAGCGAGGCCGTCACCAGGCTCGCTCGCTCGATCGCCGACAGGCGTCGCGCATCCACCCGCCAGCCCTCCGCGCAAGGAAAGGACATATCGTGACCGACGCATATGCGATCGAAGAGACGCCGGGCGATGCCCCTCAGCTGCACGCGGTGGGGGAGGCGACTATCGCCGACGTCATGAACGCCTTCGTCGTGCTGCGCTCGAAGAACGCGAAGCTCGTCGGCAACCTCGCCGCCAGCGCCGGCATCACGACCACCGACGTGCGCGCTCTGTTCTACGTCGGCGGCAACGACGACGTCACGCCCAAGAAGGTCGCCGAGTACCTCGGCCTCACCACCGGCGCCATGACCAGCCTGGTCGACCGCAACGAGGCCGCCGGGTTCATGCAGCGCACCAACAACCCCACTGACCGCCGCAGCTTCCTGCTCGAGCTGACGGATGCGGGCCGCGACCTCGTCAAGCGGAACGGCCAGACCTACGCCGACGCCTTCTCGGCCGCCGTCGCGCCCGCCGACTACGACGCCGTGCACCGCGCCTTCGTCGGGCTCTCGGAGCACCTCGGCGCCGCCGCCGACGAGCTCGACCCCAAGGCCTGACCCGTCACCACCCAGCCGTACGCGAGAGGCCCGGAACCGTCAGACGGTTCCGGGCCTCTTCGGCGTCGCGCGGTCAGTGCGCGGGCGCGTCGCTCAGGCGAAGGTCGCCGCCACGCTCTTCCACGCGTCGTGCAGCTCGCTCACCGACGCGGTGAACAGGCCCTGCACCTCGAGCTCGCCCTCGCCGCGACCGGCGCCGGCATCCGTCACGCCGATGCGCGCGACCGGGAAGCCGCGGCCCTCGCACAGGCGGGTGAACTTCACGTCCTCCTCGCGCGGCACGGCGACCAGCACCCGGGCGGTCGACTCGCTGAACAGGGCGGTCGCCGCATCCACGCCGTCACGGGCGATGAGCTCGTCGAGGAACACGCGGGCGCCGACGCCGAAGCGCAGCACGCCCTCGGCCAGCGCGATCGCGAGGCCGCCGTCGGCGAGGTCGTGGGCCGCGTTGAACAGGCCCTCGTGCGCGGCCGCGGCGAGCAGCTCGCCGAGCTCCTTCTCGCGGGTCAGGTCGACCTTCGGCGGGCGTCCGCCGAGGTGGTCGTGGATGCTGCCGGCCCAGGCCGAGCCGTCGAGCTCGAGCGCGGTGGTGCCGAGCAGGTACAGGTTGTCGCCCGAGTCCTGCCAGCCCGAGGGCACGCGGCGTGCGACATCGTCGATCGTGCCGAGCACCGCGACGACCGGCGTCGGGTGGATCGGCACGTCGCCGGTCTGGTTGTAGAAGCTGACGTTGCCGCCGGTGACCGGGATGCCCATCTCGAGGCAGCCGTCCGCGAGGCCCTCGACGGCCTTCGAGAACTGCCACATGACCTCGGGGTTCTCGGGGCTGCCGAAGTTGAGGCAGTCCGAGACGCCGACGGGGGTCGCGCCGGTCACGGCGACGTTGCGGTACGCCTCCGCGAGGGCCAGCTGCGCACCCTGGTAGGGGTCGAGGTAGCAGTAGCGGCCGTTCGCATCCGTCGCCACGGCGAAGCCGAGACCCGACTCCTCGTCGACGCGAACCATGCCGCCGTCGTCGGGGTAGCTGAGGGCCGTGTTGCCGAGCACGTACTTGTCGTACTGGCTCGTGATGAAGCTCTTGTCGCCGAGGTTCGCGCTGCCGAGCAGCTGCAGCACCTGCGCCTTGATCGCCGGACCCTCGGTCGGGCGGTCGAGAACGGATGCGCTGTCGGCGTTCACGTCGTCGAGCCACTTCGGGTAGACGATCGGGCGCTCGTAGACCGGGCCGTCGACCGCGACGGTGCGCGGGTCGACATCCACGATGACCTCGCCGCGCCAGTCGATGATCAGGCGGCCCGTGTCGGTGACCTCGCCGAGCACGCTGGTCTCGACATCCCACTTGCTCGTCACCGCGAGGAAACCCTCGAGCTTGTCGGGGGAGACGACCGCCATCATGCGCTCCTGGCTCTCCGACATGAGGATCTCCTCGGCCGTGAGCGAGGGGTCGCGCAGCAGCACGTCGTCGAGCGAGATGCGCATGCCGCCGTCGCCGTTCGACGCCAGCTCGCTGGTGGCGCACGATATGCCGGCGGCGCCGAGATCCTGGATGCCCTCGACCAGCCCGCCCTGGAACAGCTCGAGGCAGCACTCGATGAGCACCTTCTCGGCGAAGGGGTCGCCGACCTGCACGGCCGGGCGCTTCGTCGGGCCGCCCTCGGTGAAGGTGTCGGAGGCGAGGATGGAGGCGCCGCCGATGCCGTCGCCGCCGGTGCGCGCGCCGAACAGCACGACCTTGTTGCCGACGCCGCGGGCGTTCGCCAGGTGCAGGTCCTCGTGCTTGAGCACGCCCACCGCGAGGGCGTTGACGAGCGGGTTCGCCTGGTAGATCGGGTCGAACCAGGTCTCGCCGCCGATGTTCGGCAGGCCGAGGCAGTTGCCGTAGAAGCTGATGCCGCTCACGACGCCGGGCAGCACCCGGTGCGTGTCGGGGTGGTCGGCGGCGCCGAAGCGCAGCGCATCCATGACCGCCACCGGCCGTGCGCCCATCGAGATGATGTCGCGCACGATGCCGCCGACGCCGGTCGCGGCGCCCTGGAAGGGCTCCACGTAGCTCGGGTGGTTGTGGCTCTCGATCTTGAAGGTGACCGCCCAGCCCTCGCCGATGTCGAGCACGCCGGCGTTCTCGCCCATGCCGACCATGAGGTTCTTCTTCATGTCGTCGCTGACCTTCTGGCCGAACTGGCGCAGCCAGACCTTCGACGACTTGTAGGAGCAGTGCTCGCTCCACATGACGGAGTACATCGCCAGCTCGCCGCTCGTGGGGCGGCGGCCGAGGATCTCGCGGATGCGCTGGTACTCGTCATCCTTCAGCCCGAGCGCGCCGTAGGGCTGCTCCTTGTCGGGCGTCGCGAGTGCGTTCTCGACCGAATCGGGGGCGGGGATGGCGGGGGCGGTCGAGGTGTCGGACACGCGACGAGGCTCCGTTTCGCAAGGGGAGGCGCCCGCCTGCGCGGACCCGCCCATCCTACCGTCGCGCGCACGCGCCCTCCGGCCGCGCGGCGCCCGCCCTGGGTGGCCCCGCGAAGCCCGAGGGTGGCCACGAAGTGCACGAGACACGCCGTCATGGCGTGCGGTTCCTGGCCACCCCGGCTCGCGGGGAGACGAGGGTGGCCAAGAACTGCACGCGACACGCCGCAGATGCGTGTCGTTCGTGGCCACCCGCTGATCAGCGAGGGGGCGGGATGCGGTCGGTCCGCTCGTCAGGCCCGACCGCGATAGCCGCGCTCGGCCAGCGCCTCGGAGATGGTGTGCACCGCCTGCCCGCCGCCCGATCGCAGGTGGCGTGCTCGGAATCGCAGGACTCGTTCGCCGGCCATCGTCGCCCGATCGAAGCGCGAGATGTCGCGGTCATATTGCACGGGGTCGGTGCGATGCTGATCTCCGTCGTACTCGGCGAGCACGCGGAATCGCCGCCACCGGAGATCGAAGCGTCCGATCTCGTCGCCACGTCGGTCGAGCACCATGGTGTTCAGCTCGGGCTCGGGCAACCCGGCCGCGACGACTGCGAGACGCAACTGTGTCTCTCGTCGGGAGTCGCTGCCCTCGCGCACCAGGGCCACTGCACGGCGCGCCTTCTCGGCTCGAGGCGTGCGCGCACGACGCACCGCCTCGTGGAGGTCGTGCATGGGCAGCCAGGGCCGAGGATCGAGCGGATCGCCGATCGGCGGTTCTCGCACCAGCTGGTCGCCGACAGCGACGAGATCGGCGACCGACAATTCGGAAGCGAGCTCGAGGAAGAGACGGGCAGGGTCGCTCAGCAGAAACCCGTTCCTCTCGATCGAGGTCGTGTGCACGGTGCGATGTCCGATCACGCCGGGGCGCCTCAGACGATTGGCGTCTTTGGGGCCAGAGACGTGGACGGGGGACTGCTCGCTCTCGAGGTCGCGCGGAAGCGGCAGCGGCCAGAGGCGAGCCGCCGTGGAGTGGCTCAGCCGATCGCCGTCTCTGAGCGCGGGGAGCAGATCGCGGGCGGCGTCGATGTCGCGCCAGAGGGTGCCGCGGATGCCCTGGTGCGGGCGGTCCACGCTGGTTCCGTACAGCGTGCGCCGGCTGAGCCCTGCATCGCGCCCGGCGCGCACGGTGAACGCCGGATCGAGGTCACGAAGCGCATTCATCGGCCCAGAGTGCTCGTGTCGCGCTCGCCGCGTCGTTGATCATCCACAGCCCTGTGCGGGGGGTGGCCAAAAGCAGCACACGACACGCCGCGGAGGCGTGCTGCTTTTGGCCACCCTCGACGGGGGCTCGTCCTGGGTGGCCAGAAAGTGCACGCGACACGCCGCGCAGGCGTGCTGCTTTTGGCCACCCCGCGGACAGGCGAGACCAGGGGAGCACGGGGAGCCAGGGGCGCGGGGGTGGATCGCGCGCGGGGGAGGGCCGGGCTGGGAGGATCGCGGGATGGGCGAGAGCGGCGCGAGCGAGGCGGGCTCGGGTGCGCGAGGTGCGCGGGGCGTGCGGGCGATGATCGGGCTGCTCGATCGGCGCGCCCTGCAGGACATCGGGCTCGTCGTCGTGGCCGACGCGATCGTGGGGCTCTCGTTCGGCGCGATCGCGGTCGGCGGCGGGATGCCGGTGTGGGTCCCGATCGCCATGTCGCTGCTCGTCTTCGCCGGCGGATCGCAGTTCGCGGCCCTCGGCATCCTGCTCGCCGGCGGCGACCCGGCCGCGGCCGTCGCGGCGGGGCTCGTGCTCAACGCCCGGCTGCTGGCCTTCGGCTTCGCGGCGGCGGATGCGCTGGGCCCCGGCTGGTGGCGTCGCCTGCTCGGCGCGCAGATCATCACCGACGAGTCGACCGCGTTCACATTGAGCTCCGACGATCCCGCGCGCCGCCGGGCGCTGTTCTGGGTCAGCGGCGTGGCCCTGTTCTTCGCCTGGAACGTCGCGGTCGCCCTCGGCGCGCTGCTCGGGACGATCGTCGGCGACACGAACGTGCTCGGACTCGACGCCGCGTTCCCGGCCGTGCTGATCGCGCTCGTCGTGCCCGCGCTGAAGGATGCGGCGCTGCGCATCGCCGCCGCGGTCGGCGCCGTGCTCGCAGTCGGGGCGACGCCGTTCCTGCCGGCCGGCGTGCCCGTGCTGATCTCGCTGCTCGCGCTCGTCGTGGTGCTGCGCTCACGGTGGCGGCGGCGCGGCGGCGACGGACCCGACGGGCCGGGCGGGCGTCGCTCCGCGGGCGGCGGGCCGGGGTCGGGCGGCGGCCTCGACGAGCTGGGGGATGCGCATCCCTTCGGCCCGGCGGGAGGTCTGCGATGAGCGCGACGGCGCTGCTGCTGCCGATCCTCATCCTGGCCGTCGGCACCTACGCCTTCCGGATCGTCGGGCCGGCCGTGCACGGGCGGGTGCGGCTGCCGCGCTTCGTCGACGACCTGCTCGACGACGGTGCGATCGTGCTGCTGTCGGCGCTGACCGTGACGAGCGCGGTGTTCGAGGCGGGGCAGTTCGCGGGATGGGCGCGTCCGATCGGCGTCGCGGTCGCCGGCGCGCTGGCCATCGTCAAGGCGCCGTTCCCGGTGATCGTGGTGAGCGCGGCGCTCGTGACGGCGCTGCTGCGGCTGATCTTCCCGGGGATCGACGGGTAGGCGTCGACGACTCGGCGGCGACGCGGCCGCACCGACTCGGCGGCCGCACCGTCGCCTCCGCCGCGCGACCCGGATCACGCTCTCGCGCCCCGCGCAACCCCCGCCGGGTGAACCCCGCACGGCACCCCGCGGCACGACACGCGCGCGACAGATGTCGCGTATCCCCCATGCGGGGGTAGTCCGACCGTGCGGATTCCTCGACGACACCTGTCGTAACCCTTTCGTTCACCCCCCGGATGGGGGACTCTGGCTTTCTACTCAGGAATCCCCGAATCCTCCCAAGGAGAGTCATGCCCTCGAGCCGTGCCGGTGTGCTGAGAGGTGCGGTCGCAGCCGCTCTCGGCGCCGCACTCGTCGCTTCCGCGGCCCTCACTGCGTCGCCCGCCCTCGCCAGCACTGACGGCACGGGTGTCGTCATCAACGAGGCCTACCTGAAGGGCGGCAGCGCCAACGCCCCCTTCAGCAAGAAGTTCGTCGAGCTGTACAACAGCGGTGACAGTGCGGTGAACCTCACCGGATGGTCGCTGCAGTACCGCTCGGCCACGGGCGCCGGCGCCCCGAGCGCGAACTTCGCGCTCGACGGCACGATCGCCCCGAAGGACTACTTCCTGGTCCAGTTCACGGGCAACGGCACGACCGGCGCTGACCTCGCGGGCTCCGACCAGCAGGGCGGCGGATTCAATGCCAGCGGCACGACCGGCACCATCTGGCTCGCCAAGACCACGGCGGCGCTGACCCTGCCGACCGGCTCGGTCACCGGCAACCCGCAGGTCGCCGACCTCATCGGCTACGGCGCCTCGAACACCTTCGAGGGATCGGTTGTCGCGGTCGACGGCGCGAACGGCGTGCCGAACTCGCTGAACCGCGACGCGGCCCACAAGGACACCGACGTCAACTCGGCCGACATCACGAACCAGGGCACCCCGACCCCGCAGAAGTCGGGCACGACCCCGACCGACCCGGGCACCGGCACCCCGACTGACCCCGGCACGGGCACCCCGACCGACCCCGGCACGGGCACCCCGACCGACCCGGGCACGGTCACCGCGATCAAGGACATCCAGGGCACGACCGACACCTCGCCGCTCGCCGGCCAGACGGTCACCACGCAGGGCGTCGTCACCGCGACGTACGCGACCGGCGGATTCAACGGCTACACCATCCAGACGGAGGGCACCGGCGGCGACGTCGACCTCGCCACCCACAAGGCCTCGGATGCGATCTACATCTACTCGGCCTCGACCGTCGGCAGCGTGAAGATCGGCGACCTCGTGCAGGTCACCGGCGCCGTCAGCGAGTTCAAGGGCTCGACCGACAGCCGCTCGCTCACCGAGATCACCGTCTCGAGCGCGGCCGGCCTGAAGAACCTCGGCGCCGCGACCGCTCCGGTCACGCCGGCGAAGGTCGGCTTCCCGGCCACCGACGACCAGCGCGAGTCGCTCGAGAGCATGCTCGTGCTGCCGCAGGGCGACTTCACGGTCAGCAACACCTACTCGACCAACCAGTACGCCGAGATCGGCCTGGCGTCGGGCACGACCCCGCTCATCACCCCGACCGAGATCGCACGCCCCGGCACCGCCGAGTACACGGCGGCGGTCGCGGACAACGCGAAGCGCGGCGTGACCCTCGACGACGGCGCGAGCATCAACTTCCTCGCGAGCGGCAACGGCGGCAACAAGGACATCCCGCTGCCGTACCTGACCAAGGACAACCACATCAGCGTGGGCGCCGCGGCGACCTTCACCTCCCCGGTGATCTTCGACTGGCGCAACAACACCTGGAAGTTCCAGCCGACCACGCAGCTCACCGCCGCCGGCACGGCCCCGGCCACGTTCTCGAACGTGCTGACCCCGGCGCCGAAGACCCTCAACGGCGACCTGCGCATCTCGAGCTTCAACGTGCTCAACTACTTCCCCACCACGGGCGACTCGGTCGCGGGCTGCAACTCGGCCTACACCGACCGCGCGGGCAACAAGGTCACCGTGAACAGCTGCGGCGACTCCGGCCCCCGCGGCGCCTGGGACGCGGCGAACCTGAAGCGTCAGCAGGACAAGATCGTCACCGCGATCAACAAGCTGACCGCCGACGTCGTCTCGCTCGAGGAGATCGAGAACTCGGTCAAGTTCGGCAAGGACCGCGACTTCGCGCTCAAGACCCTGACCGACGCGCTCAACGCGGCCGCCGGCACGGATGAGTGGGCCTACGTCCCCTCGCCCGCCGCCGACAAGCTGCCGGCCCTCGGCTCGCAGGACGTCATCCGCACCGCCTTCATCTACAAGAAGGCCAGCGTCGAGACGGTCGGCGACTCGGTCGTGCTGACCGACAGCGCCGCGTTCACGAACGCCCGCCAGCCGCTCGCCCAGGGCTTCAAGGTCAAGGGCGCGAGCGACGCGACCGCGTTCCTCGCGATCGTGAACCACTTCAAGTCGAAGGGCTCGGGATCGGGCGCCGACGCCGACCAGAACGACGGACAGGGCGCCTCGAACGCCTCGCGCGTCGCTCAGGCGAAGGCCCTGCTGCAGTTCGCGAGCGACCGTCAGAGCGCCACGAGCATCAAGCGCGTGTTCCTGCTCGGCGACTTCAACGCCTACGGCAAGGAAGACCCGATCCAGGCGCTCGTCGACGGCGGCTACACCGACCTCGGACCGCTCTCGGGCAAGTACAGCTACTCGTTCAGCGGTCAGAGCGGCTCGCTCGACCACATCCTCACCAACGCGGCCGGCAAGGCCTCGGTGACGGGCACCGACATCTGGAACATC encodes:
- a CDS encoding AzlD domain-containing protein: MSATALLLPILILAVGTYAFRIVGPAVHGRVRLPRFVDDLLDDGAIVLLSALTVTSAVFEAGQFAGWARPIGVAVAGALAIVKAPFPVIVVSAALVTALLRLIFPGIDG
- a CDS encoding AzlC family ABC transporter permease gives rise to the protein MGESGASEAGSGARGARGVRAMIGLLDRRALQDIGLVVVADAIVGLSFGAIAVGGGMPVWVPIAMSLLVFAGGSQFAALGILLAGGDPAAAVAAGLVLNARLLAFGFAAADALGPGWWRRLLGAQIITDESTAFTLSSDDPARRRALFWVSGVALFFAWNVAVALGALLGTIVGDTNVLGLDAAFPAVLIALVVPALKDAALRIAAAVGAVLAVGATPFLPAGVPVLISLLALVVVLRSRWRRRGGDGPDGPGGRRSAGGGPGSGGGLDELGDAHPFGPAGGLR